The Xanthobacter flavus genome includes a window with the following:
- a CDS encoding ATP-binding protein, whose product MWLAAIAAAVIGGAVAGAVDPVVALLTAALLVALAVSLRPAPPAPVPVVTPLPTPPPPPRDTQACAVVAALPEPALLLSAAGNIITANQRVALALGPTRVGDPLSFVVRVPEVLDAVRASAADGVPRRVEFAERIPLDRWLEAHVVPLRLHVSPERAPDAVLLTFRDLTQQRRVEQMRADFVANASHELRTPLASLSGFIETLQGPARNDAPARERFLAIMAAQARRMSRLIDDLLSLSRIELNAHVQPQTKVDLGAILAHVCDTLSPLAGDRGVELEQVREAPDLEVLGDRDELIRLFENLVENALKYGAPGKKVQVRLARENGTAVVSVRDFGPGIPPEHLPRLTERFYRVDVAASRDQGGTGLGLAIVKHIVARHRGRLGVESELGAGAIFSVRLEALPNPEKRLDKSTA is encoded by the coding sequence GTGTGGCTCGCTGCCATCGCGGCGGCGGTCATCGGCGGGGCGGTGGCCGGCGCGGTCGATCCGGTGGTGGCGCTGCTGACGGCGGCGCTGCTGGTGGCGCTCGCCGTGTCGCTGCGGCCGGCGCCGCCGGCCCCGGTGCCGGTGGTGACACCCCTGCCAACCCCGCCCCCTCCGCCGCGGGACACGCAGGCCTGCGCGGTGGTGGCGGCGCTGCCCGAACCGGCGCTGCTGCTCTCCGCCGCCGGCAACATCATCACCGCCAACCAGCGCGTGGCCCTCGCCCTCGGCCCGACGCGGGTGGGCGATCCCCTGTCCTTCGTGGTGCGGGTGCCCGAGGTGCTGGACGCGGTGCGCGCGTCGGCGGCGGACGGGGTGCCCCGGCGGGTGGAATTCGCCGAGCGCATTCCCCTCGACCGCTGGCTGGAGGCGCATGTGGTGCCGCTCCGGCTGCACGTCTCGCCGGAGCGCGCGCCGGACGCGGTGCTGCTCACCTTCCGCGACCTCACCCAGCAGCGCCGGGTGGAGCAGATGCGGGCCGATTTCGTGGCCAACGCCAGCCACGAGCTGCGCACGCCGCTCGCCTCCCTCTCCGGTTTCATCGAGACGCTGCAAGGCCCGGCCCGCAACGATGCCCCCGCGCGCGAGCGTTTCCTCGCCATCATGGCGGCGCAGGCGCGGCGCATGTCGCGGCTCATCGACGACCTGCTCTCGCTGTCCCGCATCGAACTCAACGCCCACGTCCAGCCGCAGACCAAGGTGGACCTCGGCGCCATCCTCGCCCACGTCTGCGACACCCTCTCTCCGCTGGCCGGCGACCGGGGGGTGGAGCTGGAGCAGGTGCGCGAGGCCCCCGATCTGGAGGTTCTCGGCGACCGCGACGAGCTGATCCGCCTGTTCGAGAACCTCGTGGAAAACGCACTCAAGTACGGCGCCCCCGGAAAGAAGGTGCAGGTGCGCCTCGCCCGGGAGAACGGCACGGCCGTGGTGAGCGTGCGCGACTTCGGCCCCGGCATCCCGCCGGAGCACCTGCCCCGCCTCACCGAACGCTTCTATCGGGTGGACGTTGCGGCGAGCCGCGACCAGGGCGGTACAGGGCTGGGGCTCGCCATCGTCAAGCATATCGTGGCCCGCCACCGGGGCCGGTTGGGCGTGGAAAGCGAGCTGGGCGCGGGCGCAATCTTTTCCGTCCGCCTGGAAGCTTTGCCGAACCCGGAAAAAAGACTCGACAAGTCAACAGCGTAG
- a CDS encoding antitoxin MazE family protein — translation MARINRAEARTVPATKVAARRKGLRALRLWVPDTSQPGFAEECRRQSALVAGDAAERDVLDEIEAVADHSGWQ, via the coding sequence ATGGCCCGCATCAATCGTGCCGAAGCCCGCACGGTGCCCGCGACCAAGGTCGCCGCGCGTCGCAAGGGTTTGCGCGCGCTGCGGCTGTGGGTGCCCGACACCTCCCAGCCGGGCTTCGCCGAGGAGTGCCGCCGCCAGTCGGCCCTGGTCGCCGGTGATGCCGCCGAGCGGGATGTTCTCGATGAGATCGAGGCTGTGGCCGATCACTCGGGCTGGCAGTGA
- a CDS encoding exodeoxyribonuclease III, whose amino-acid sequence MSLTVCTWNINSVRIRLDIVRAALERLRPDVLCLQETKCQDDKFPLNAIRDLGFPHIALNGQKGWHGVATFSKRPFARIEKGAFCGKGDARHIAVTLDGAHALGKPLTIHNFYVPAGGDIPDPELNPKFAHKLAFLDEVTAWPTLKADAAGDGHAIVVGDLNIAPLETDVWNHKQLLTVVSHTPVEVERLGAFQASGPWVDVMRRFVPPQEKLFTWWSYRSPDYTANDRGRRLDHVWASESLAPSASAMTVLKDARGWDKPSDHVPVAMTFG is encoded by the coding sequence GTGTCCCTCACCGTCTGCACCTGGAACATCAATTCCGTCCGCATCCGCCTCGACATCGTGCGCGCCGCCCTGGAGCGGCTGCGGCCGGATGTGCTGTGCCTGCAGGAGACCAAGTGCCAGGACGACAAGTTTCCCCTGAACGCCATCCGCGATCTGGGCTTTCCCCACATCGCACTCAACGGGCAGAAGGGGTGGCATGGGGTGGCGACATTCTCGAAGCGGCCTTTCGCGCGCATTGAGAAGGGCGCCTTCTGCGGCAAGGGCGATGCCCGCCACATCGCGGTGACTCTGGACGGCGCGCACGCGCTCGGCAAACCCCTCACCATCCATAATTTCTACGTGCCGGCGGGCGGCGACATTCCGGACCCGGAGCTGAACCCCAAGTTCGCCCACAAGCTCGCCTTCCTCGACGAGGTGACGGCGTGGCCGACGCTGAAGGCCGACGCGGCCGGCGACGGGCACGCCATCGTGGTGGGCGACCTCAACATCGCCCCGCTCGAAACCGACGTGTGGAACCACAAGCAGCTGCTCACGGTGGTCAGCCACACGCCGGTGGAGGTGGAGCGGCTCGGCGCGTTCCAGGCCTCCGGCCCGTGGGTGGACGTGATGCGCCGCTTCGTGCCGCCGCAGGAGAAGCTGTTCACCTGGTGGAGCTACCGCTCGCCCGATTACACCGCGAACGATCGCGGCCGCCGGCTCGATCATGTGTGGGCGTCCGAAAGCCTCGCGCCCTCGGCCAGCGCCATGACCGTGCTGAAGGACGCGCGCGGCTGGGACAAGCCGTCCGATCATGTGCCGGTAGCGATGACGTTCGGGTAA
- a CDS encoding type I restriction endonuclease, translating into MFLVIPMISFLGYDHMDPNEVFPEHHCDFSEKYRNRVDFAIFKAGEPVIAIESKSAGASGLRDDRGQLRSYFNAAKTVKMGILTDGLIWEFYADSDEPNMMDANPFLRFDLRDVAKGKVDDSALEGLHSLRKAVFDPDNIGAEAKRKHIYNSVLAQVATIFADPPEEFARPLLKKAGIGHLSQKALDEYRPVIQAAFREFINRQILHRLDLPKPDQPAPAPAAPAEAPAPAADAIVTTERELEVFRWTQKRLAFLVRDDALFAEIAAVDYKDYQGKFVVFYKMERKGRLFEFIESRTSNGLRFIFPEESGLAQADITVQSLAEIDGPLLKTFCARVAAIAKSPPSGAPAGPAAEASAARSA; encoded by the coding sequence ATGTTTCTCGTTATACCGATGATCTCCTTCCTCGGTTACGATCACATGGACCCAAACGAGGTGTTTCCGGAGCACCATTGCGATTTCTCGGAGAAGTATAGAAACCGTGTCGACTTCGCGATCTTCAAGGCCGGAGAGCCGGTGATCGCCATAGAATCGAAGTCCGCCGGCGCGAGCGGGCTTCGGGACGACCGGGGCCAGCTGAGAAGCTATTTCAACGCCGCGAAGACGGTGAAGATGGGTATTCTCACGGACGGCCTCATCTGGGAATTCTATGCCGATTCCGACGAGCCCAACATGATGGACGCCAACCCCTTCCTGCGCTTCGACCTGCGGGACGTAGCGAAGGGCAAGGTGGACGATTCCGCGCTCGAAGGACTGCACAGCCTCAGGAAGGCGGTCTTCGACCCGGACAACATCGGGGCCGAGGCGAAGCGCAAGCACATCTACAATTCCGTGCTGGCGCAGGTTGCCACCATCTTTGCCGATCCGCCGGAGGAGTTCGCCCGGCCGCTGCTCAAGAAGGCCGGTATCGGCCATCTCTCCCAGAAGGCGCTGGATGAATACCGGCCAGTGATCCAGGCGGCGTTCCGGGAGTTCATCAACCGGCAGATCCTGCACCGGCTTGATCTACCGAAGCCGGACCAGCCTGCACCTGCGCCCGCCGCGCCTGCCGAGGCGCCGGCTCCCGCGGCCGACGCCATCGTCACCACCGAGCGCGAGCTGGAAGTCTTCCGGTGGACGCAGAAGCGCCTGGCCTTCCTCGTGCGGGACGATGCGCTCTTCGCCGAAATTGCGGCGGTTGACTACAAGGATTACCAAGGCAAGTTCGTCGTCTTCTACAAAATGGAGCGCAAGGGCCGGCTGTTCGAGTTCATCGAGAGCCGGACCAGCAATGGCCTGCGCTTCATCTTCCCGGAGGAGAGCGGACTCGCGCAGGCGGACATCACCGTGCAGTCTCTCGCCGAGATCGACGGCCCTCTGCTCAAGACCTTCTGCGCCCGCGTCGCAGCCATCGCCAAAAGCCCCCCCTCCGGTGCTCCGGCGGGCCCGGCTGCCGAGGCTTCGGCCGCCCGCTCAGCCTGA
- the pstC gene encoding phosphate ABC transporter permease subunit PstC, translating to MDATMSGTGAGPKGALVAPIGSAKAVGRTADAIFVGLLWGCGIFVLVLLGLIIAMLFEGGLPAFHAFGLDFLWNSTWNPVTENFGALVMIYGTLFSAVIAVIIALPLSFGIAFFLSEIAPQRLRRPIGVAIQLLAAVPSIIYGMWGFFIISPLMAAYVQPPLIELFGPIPVLGALFQGPALGGGMLTAGLIMAVMILPFITAMFVETLESVPPMLKESAYGIGATTYEVYKNVSIPYGRTAMVGAIMLGLGRALGETMAVTFVIGNATRLSASLFAPGATIASTIANEFPEAAQGSLKLDSLLALGFILFVISFIVLALSRFLVRSNLKS from the coding sequence ATGGACGCGACGATGAGTGGTACCGGCGCGGGCCCCAAGGGAGCCCTGGTCGCGCCGATCGGATCGGCAAAGGCGGTGGGACGCACCGCAGACGCCATCTTCGTGGGCCTCCTGTGGGGATGCGGCATCTTCGTGCTCGTCCTCCTCGGGCTTATCATCGCGATGCTCTTCGAGGGCGGGCTTCCGGCGTTCCATGCCTTCGGCCTCGACTTCCTTTGGAACTCCACCTGGAACCCGGTGACCGAGAATTTCGGCGCCCTGGTGATGATCTACGGCACGCTGTTCAGCGCCGTCATCGCCGTCATCATCGCGCTGCCGCTGTCCTTCGGCATCGCCTTCTTCCTCAGCGAGATTGCGCCCCAGCGCCTGCGCCGGCCCATCGGCGTGGCGATCCAGCTGCTCGCTGCGGTGCCCTCCATCATCTACGGCATGTGGGGCTTCTTCATCATATCGCCGCTCATGGCGGCCTATGTGCAGCCGCCGCTGATCGAGCTGTTCGGGCCGATCCCCGTCCTGGGCGCGCTGTTCCAGGGCCCCGCCCTCGGTGGCGGCATGCTCACCGCCGGCCTCATCATGGCGGTGATGATCCTGCCCTTCATCACGGCCATGTTCGTGGAGACGCTGGAATCGGTGCCGCCCATGCTGAAGGAATCGGCCTACGGCATCGGCGCGACCACTTACGAGGTCTACAAGAACGTCTCGATCCCCTACGGCCGCACGGCCATGGTCGGCGCCATCATGCTCGGACTCGGGCGCGCGCTCGGCGAGACCATGGCCGTGACTTTCGTGATCGGCAACGCGACGCGTCTCTCGGCCTCGCTGTTCGCGCCCGGCGCCACCATCGCCTCGACCATCGCCAATGAGTTCCCCGAGGCAGCGCAGGGCTCCCTGAAGCTCGACTCCCTCCTGGCGCTCGGCTTCATCCTGTTCGTCATCTCCTTCATCGTGCTGGCGCTCTCGCGCTTCCTCGTCCGATCCAACCTGAAGTCCTGA
- a CDS encoding class I SAM-dependent methyltransferase encodes MFLDVVDLRNFYAQPVGIMTRRLLGRAIRARFDNVAGMRVLGLGYPTPYLGVFREEAERCLAVMPAAQGVVRWPSAAPTLATLADETLLPFPTSSMDRVVIVHALEMTPNAAEMLREVWRVLAPGGRLLAVVPNRRGVWARLDTTPFGNGRPFSRGQVVSLLREALFTPVGWDEALYAPPSRWFLNTAVAWERIGARLSLPFSGVLVVEATKQLYRPVAVRRPSRIAEPALEPVLVPGGVPAG; translated from the coding sequence ATGTTTCTCGACGTCGTCGACCTGCGCAATTTCTACGCCCAGCCCGTGGGAATCATGACGCGCCGCCTGCTCGGCCGCGCCATCCGCGCCCGCTTCGACAATGTGGCCGGCATGCGGGTGCTGGGGCTCGGCTACCCGACGCCCTATCTCGGCGTGTTCCGCGAGGAGGCCGAGCGCTGCCTCGCGGTGATGCCGGCGGCGCAGGGGGTGGTGCGCTGGCCCTCCGCCGCGCCGACGCTGGCCACCCTCGCCGACGAGACGCTGCTGCCGTTTCCCACCTCCAGCATGGACCGGGTGGTGATCGTCCATGCGCTGGAGATGACCCCCAACGCCGCCGAGATGCTGCGCGAGGTCTGGCGCGTGCTGGCGCCGGGCGGGCGGCTTCTGGCGGTGGTGCCCAACCGGCGGGGCGTCTGGGCGCGGCTCGATACCACTCCTTTCGGCAACGGCCGGCCCTTCTCGCGGGGACAGGTGGTGAGCCTCCTGCGCGAAGCCCTGTTCACACCCGTGGGGTGGGACGAGGCGCTCTATGCGCCGCCGAGCCGCTGGTTTCTGAATACGGCGGTGGCCTGGGAGCGCATCGGCGCCCGCCTGTCGCTGCCCTTCTCCGGCGTGCTGGTGGTGGAAGCCACAAAGCAGCTCTACCGCCCCGTCGCCGTCCGCCGCCCCAGCCGCATCGCCGAACCGGCGCTGGAGCCGGTGCTCGTGCCGGGCGGCGTGCCGGCGGGGTGA
- the pstS gene encoding phosphate ABC transporter substrate-binding protein PstS, with product MKLTTALGVIAVAGSLFAGGASAGDITGAGATFPAPVYQSWAVAYKEKTGTGLNYQSIGSGAGQTQIFNRTVDFGASDAPVQTEKLAQQKLLQFPAVIGSVVAIVNLDGIAANQLKLTGPVLADIYLGKITKWNDKAIADLNPGLNLPNLGIVPTYRSDGSGTTFVFASYLADVSPEWKSKVGAATSVSWPTGAGGKGNEGVSGTVKNTKGAIGYVEYIYASANNLVTTQLQNKAGKFVSPTVPAFQAAAANADWAGAKDFAASMINTPGDATWPITSATFILLPKEPKSAEQAAEVIKFFDWAFENGAPIAEKLHYIPLPKDVAARVREAWKTEVKVDGKAVWSN from the coding sequence GTGAAGCTCACCACCGCTCTCGGCGTGATCGCCGTAGCTGGCTCGCTGTTTGCCGGCGGCGCCTCCGCTGGCGACATCACCGGCGCAGGCGCGACCTTCCCCGCCCCCGTCTACCAGTCCTGGGCCGTTGCCTATAAGGAAAAGACCGGCACGGGCCTCAACTACCAGTCCATCGGCTCGGGCGCCGGCCAGACCCAGATCTTCAACCGCACCGTGGACTTCGGCGCGTCCGACGCCCCGGTCCAGACCGAGAAGCTCGCGCAGCAGAAGCTCCTCCAGTTCCCGGCCGTGATCGGCTCGGTGGTCGCCATCGTGAACCTCGACGGCATCGCCGCCAACCAGCTGAAGCTGACCGGCCCGGTGCTCGCCGACATCTATCTCGGCAAGATCACCAAGTGGAACGACAAGGCCATTGCCGACCTCAATCCCGGCCTCAACCTGCCGAACCTCGGCATCGTCCCCACCTACCGCTCTGACGGATCGGGCACCACCTTCGTGTTCGCCTCCTATCTCGCGGACGTGAGCCCCGAGTGGAAGTCGAAGGTCGGCGCCGCCACCTCCGTCTCCTGGCCGACGGGCGCCGGCGGGAAGGGCAATGAGGGCGTGTCCGGCACGGTGAAGAACACCAAGGGTGCTATCGGCTACGTCGAGTACATCTACGCCTCGGCCAACAACCTCGTCACCACCCAGCTCCAGAACAAGGCCGGCAAGTTCGTGTCGCCGACCGTTCCCGCCTTCCAGGCGGCTGCCGCCAATGCGGACTGGGCCGGCGCCAAGGACTTCGCCGCGTCCATGATCAACACCCCCGGTGATGCCACCTGGCCGATCACGTCCGCCACCTTCATCCTCCTCCCCAAGGAGCCGAAGTCGGCTGAGCAGGCGGCCGAGGTCATCAAGTTCTTTGACTGGGCCTTCGAGAATGGCGCCCCCATCGCCGAGAAGCTGCACTACATCCCGCTGCCGAAGGACGTGGCGGCCCGCGTGCGCGAAGCCTGGAAGACCGAGGTGAAGGTCGACGGCAAGGCCGTCTGGTCGAACTGA
- a CDS encoding cupin domain-containing protein — MGDTDRASLTAEAVIALLELQPHPEGGFFRETFRETAPDGGRGASTAIYFLLRAGERSHWHKVDASEVWHWHAGAPLRLSIAAGGDRRDLLLGPDLAAGERPQGVVPPFAWQAAESLGAWTLVGCTVAPAFDFAGFELAPPGWEPGQP; from the coding sequence ATGGGGGACACGGACCGCGCCTCGCTCACCGCGGAGGCGGTGATCGCCCTGCTGGAGCTACAGCCTCACCCGGAAGGCGGGTTCTTTCGGGAAACGTTTCGCGAGACGGCACCGGATGGCGGGCGCGGTGCGTCCACGGCCATCTATTTCCTGCTGCGCGCGGGCGAGCGCTCCCACTGGCACAAGGTGGATGCGTCGGAAGTCTGGCACTGGCATGCCGGCGCGCCGCTGAGGCTGTCCATCGCCGCGGGCGGGGACCGGCGCGATCTTCTGCTCGGGCCGGATCTGGCAGCCGGGGAGCGGCCGCAGGGCGTTGTGCCGCCCTTCGCATGGCAGGCGGCCGAAAGCCTTGGCGCCTGGACGCTGGTCGGCTGCACCGTGGCGCCGGCCTTCGATTTCGCGGGATTTGAACTGGCTCCGCCGGGATGGGAGCCGGGCCAGCCCTAA
- a CDS encoding type II toxin-antitoxin system HicB family antitoxin — protein sequence MHNKRLEALRASPGAERRPADLEIIASQYAIKFRKVTGTHVVFIHPAVPDCVAVPMKAPIRAAHVKAFVAMVDRMDDGTAPVRLRTLAPGTAVDLAAYPAQVAPLPEAEGGGFAVRFPDVPGCLGIGATPEAAEADGRLALFAAIDALKAADRAPPEPGAMQDTKAEA from the coding sequence ATGCACAACAAGCGGCTTGAGGCCCTGCGGGCCAGCCCCGGCGCGGAGCGGCGGCCGGCGGATCTGGAGATCATCGCCTCCCAATATGCCATCAAGTTCCGGAAGGTGACGGGGACCCATGTGGTCTTCATCCACCCCGCCGTGCCGGACTGCGTGGCCGTGCCCATGAAGGCCCCCATCCGCGCCGCCCATGTGAAGGCGTTCGTCGCCATGGTGGACCGCATGGATGACGGCACCGCGCCGGTGCGCCTGCGCACGCTGGCGCCGGGCACCGCGGTGGACCTCGCCGCCTATCCCGCGCAGGTCGCGCCGCTCCCGGAGGCGGAGGGCGGCGGGTTTGCCGTGCGCTTTCCGGATGTGCCCGGCTGCCTCGGCATCGGCGCGACGCCGGAGGCGGCGGAGGCGGACGGGCGGCTGGCGCTGTTCGCCGCCATCGATGCCCTCAAGGCCGCCGACCGCGCCCCGCCCGAGCCGGGCGCGATGCAGGACACCAAGGCGGAGGCGTGA
- the metW gene encoding methionine biosynthesis protein MetW — protein MSLALRQPVLDEGAVRDQGGRVDLVVVAEMVAPGSRVLDVGSGDGALLELLATTRNCDARGIELSREGVNAGVARGLAIIQGDADVDLAHYPDDAFDYVILSQTLQATRRPRWVLEQMLRIGRRAVVSFPNFGHWRSRLDLLVNGRMPVTDNMPIAWYETPNIHFCTIRDFVALVEVLDARIEKAVALDSSGHRVRVTMPWWVWNLLGEQAVFLLTRER, from the coding sequence GTGAGCCTCGCCTTGCGCCAGCCGGTGCTGGATGAAGGCGCCGTCCGCGACCAGGGCGGGCGCGTCGATCTCGTGGTGGTGGCCGAGATGGTCGCCCCCGGCTCGCGCGTGCTCGATGTGGGCTCCGGCGACGGGGCGCTGCTGGAGCTTCTGGCCACCACCCGCAACTGCGATGCACGCGGCATCGAACTGTCGCGCGAGGGCGTCAACGCCGGCGTGGCGCGCGGCCTCGCCATCATCCAGGGCGACGCGGACGTGGACCTCGCCCACTATCCCGACGACGCCTTCGATTACGTCATCCTGTCCCAGACCCTCCAGGCCACCCGCCGGCCGCGCTGGGTGCTGGAACAGATGCTGCGCATCGGCCGCCGGGCGGTGGTGTCCTTCCCCAATTTCGGCCATTGGCGCTCGCGCCTCGACCTCTTGGTCAACGGCCGCATGCCGGTGACGGACAACATGCCCATCGCCTGGTACGAGACCCCCAACATCCACTTCTGCACCATCCGCGACTTCGTGGCCCTGGTGGAGGTGCTGGACGCGCGCATCGAAAAGGCCGTGGCGCTGGACTCATCCGGCCACCGCGTGCGCGTGACCATGCCGTGGTGGGTGTGGAATTTGCTCGGCGAGCAGGCGGTGTTTCTGCTGACGCGGGAGCGGTAG
- the pstA gene encoding phosphate ABC transporter permease PstA, giving the protein MSSLAIRRTKDLTVKAVSTGFAVFALFLLAWILFTLVQKGLPALGTNVFTRITMPPGQNGGLLNAIVGSLIQIGIAMAIGTPIGLLAGTFLAENGKTTKVGHVARFVNDILLSAPSILVGLFVYTFLVSPLGGFSGWAGAIALAILVIPVVVRTTEDMLNLVPVGLREAAFALGAPQWKVVMLITWRAARAGIVTGVLLAIARAAGETAPLLFTSLGNNAMSTDLSKPMASLPIAIYQFAGSPFDDWVALAWAGALLITVGVLVLNVASRLFLARSH; this is encoded by the coding sequence ATGTCCTCCCTCGCCATCCGCCGCACAAAGGATCTCACGGTCAAGGCCGTCAGCACCGGCTTCGCGGTGTTCGCCTTGTTCCTTCTTGCCTGGATCCTGTTCACGCTGGTGCAGAAGGGCCTGCCGGCCTTGGGCACCAACGTCTTCACCCGCATCACCATGCCGCCGGGGCAAAACGGCGGCCTGCTGAACGCCATCGTCGGCTCGCTGATCCAGATCGGCATCGCGATGGCGATCGGCACCCCCATCGGCCTGCTGGCCGGTACGTTCCTGGCCGAGAACGGCAAGACCACGAAGGTTGGCCACGTCGCTCGCTTCGTGAACGACATCCTGCTCTCGGCGCCGTCCATCCTGGTCGGCCTGTTCGTCTACACGTTCCTTGTCTCGCCGCTGGGCGGCTTCTCCGGCTGGGCCGGTGCCATCGCCCTCGCCATCCTGGTGATCCCGGTGGTCGTCCGCACCACCGAGGACATGCTGAACCTCGTGCCGGTGGGCCTGCGTGAAGCCGCCTTCGCGCTCGGCGCGCCGCAGTGGAAGGTGGTGATGCTGATCACCTGGCGCGCGGCCCGCGCCGGCATCGTGACCGGCGTCCTGCTGGCCATCGCCCGCGCCGCCGGCGAGACCGCGCCGCTGCTGTTCACCTCGCTCGGCAACAACGCCATGTCCACGGACCTGTCGAAGCCGATGGCGAGCCTGCCCATCGCCATCTACCAGTTCGCCGGCAGCCCGTTCGACGACTGGGTGGCGCTCGCCTGGGCCGGCGCGCTGCTCATCACCGTGGGCGTGCTGGTGCTCAACGTGGCGTCCCGCCTGTTCCTGGCCCGCAGCCACTGA
- the gloB gene encoding hydroxyacylglutathione hydrolase, with protein sequence MPADIRLIPCLGDNYAVLIHDPVTEATAVVDVPEPGPVMTALEKEGWTLTHILVTHHHADHTQGIPAVKARYGATVVGPKAEADRIPGLDVAVVDGDPVAVGSLVGRVLETPGHTAGPASYLFEGEKLLFAGDTLFTLGCGRALECEPPVLWQSLQRLRVLPEDLDVYSGHEYTLGNGRFALSVDPDNEDLAAMYAKAQEQRAKGEPTMPSKLGDELKANPFLRADDPAMAERLDMPGADPAEVFTALRERKNSFKG encoded by the coding sequence GTGCCGGCCGACATCCGCCTGATCCCCTGCCTCGGTGACAATTACGCCGTCCTCATCCACGATCCCGTCACCGAGGCCACGGCGGTGGTGGACGTGCCCGAGCCCGGCCCGGTGATGACGGCGCTGGAGAAGGAAGGCTGGACCCTCACCCATATCCTCGTGACCCACCACCACGCCGACCACACCCAGGGCATCCCGGCGGTGAAGGCGCGCTATGGCGCCACCGTGGTCGGCCCCAAGGCGGAGGCGGACCGCATCCCCGGCCTCGACGTGGCTGTGGTGGATGGTGATCCCGTCGCGGTGGGCTCGCTGGTGGGCCGCGTGCTGGAAACCCCCGGCCACACCGCCGGCCCGGCCTCCTATCTGTTCGAAGGCGAGAAGCTGCTGTTCGCGGGGGACACCCTGTTCACCCTCGGCTGCGGGCGGGCGCTGGAATGCGAGCCGCCGGTGCTGTGGCAGTCGCTGCAGCGGCTCCGGGTGCTGCCGGAAGACCTCGATGTCTATTCCGGCCACGAATACACGCTCGGCAACGGCCGCTTCGCCCTCTCGGTCGATCCGGACAATGAGGATCTCGCGGCCATGTATGCCAAGGCGCAGGAGCAGCGGGCCAAGGGCGAGCCGACCATGCCCTCGAAGCTCGGCGACGAGCTGAAGGCCAATCCCTTCCTGCGCGCGGACGATCCGGCCATGGCCGAGCGTCTGGACATGCCCGGCGCCGACCCGGCCGAGGTGTTCACCGCGCTGCGCGAGCGCAAGAACAGCTTCAAGGGCTGA
- a CDS encoding SRPBCC family protein has product MSDVVETRSILTEAEFDQPVDVVWRAITDSEWLAVWFFPNDIQPLEGHKFTIWGRPIERWDGEFQCQVTRCVPEKELSFSWKGGHEELKGFGHYIDTLVTWTLTPTPSGGTHFRFFHDGFGTDGANDGVFEIMSKGSQSVLRTLTRRLPDLIAHGA; this is encoded by the coding sequence ATGTCGGATGTCGTCGAAACCCGCTCCATTCTCACCGAAGCCGAGTTCGACCAGCCGGTGGATGTGGTGTGGCGCGCCATCACCGATTCCGAATGGCTCGCGGTGTGGTTCTTTCCCAACGACATCCAGCCGCTGGAAGGGCACAAATTCACCATCTGGGGCCGGCCCATCGAGCGGTGGGACGGCGAATTCCAGTGCCAGGTGACGCGCTGCGTTCCGGAAAAGGAGCTGTCGTTCAGCTGGAAGGGCGGGCACGAGGAGCTGAAGGGCTTCGGCCATTACATCGACACGCTGGTGACCTGGACGCTGACGCCCACGCCCTCGGGCGGCACCCATTTCCGCTTCTTCCACGACGGTTTCGGCACGGACGGCGCCAATGACGGCGTGTTCGAGATCATGTCCAAGGGTTCGCAAAGCGTGCTGCGCACCCTCACCCGCCGCCTGCCCGATCTCATCGCCCACGGCGCGTGA